One segment of Sesamum indicum cultivar Zhongzhi No. 13 linkage group LG4, S_indicum_v1.0, whole genome shotgun sequence DNA contains the following:
- the LOC105161118 gene encoding U-box domain-containing protein 52 has protein sequence MWLPNAKGSSSPGKRGGRNGLVAVAIDKDKGSQYAIKWAIENLLTRGQTVILIHVVLRSSMAALCENYAGNGVSGDPCTTKQILEKHTKDLFLTFHCFCTRKDIHCFDVVLEDTDIAKAITEYVAHAAIENLVLGASRHGFIRRLKMVDVPNSVSKGSPDFCTVYVISKTKISSVRNASRLAPFTSPLLTQIQQMQEQTNNTTSSPDARPKNLPSIRATDRTPRKGVDDSDSLKSPFSRAQRFHANMFADLSESDSDISFVSSGRPSVDRAITDPMSGMLYDGIDPGRTSRLSTSSESSFGSMRSTARFSELGSYTDFSSSSTENDDVEAEMRRLKLELQKTMEMYSTACKEALTAKQKAVELHRWRVDEEQRLEECRLAEEAARRTAEKEKAKYKAAMENAQAAQRVAELESRKRVDAEKKAIQEVDDKDEAVGVMPFRYRRYTIDEIEEATEFFAVSRKIGEGGYGPVFKCYLDHTRVAIKVLRPDAAQGRAQFQQEVEVLCCMRHPNIVLLLGACPEYGCLVYEYMANGSLEDRLVRQGNTRSLSWQLRFRIAAEIATGLHFLHQTKPEPLVHRDLKPGNILLDHNYVSKISDVGLARLVPPSLAEDVTQYRMTSTAGTFCYIDPEYQQSGMLGVKSDVYSLGIVLLQIITAKPAMGLTHYIEQAIEDGTLAEMLDPTVPDWPLDEAMTFAKLALQCAELRRRDRPDLGKIVVPELNKLRDFGENNMNGFLVGGYAAASPNHNFVSPLKGARSDPHVASVYSTLNGCGSSASLPETVSET, from the exons ATGTGGCTTCCAAATGCAAAGGGGAGTAGTAGTCCTGGCAAACGGGGTGGACGCAATGGCCTTGTTGCTGTAGCCATAGACAAGGATAAAGGAAGCCAATATGCAATCAAATGGGCCATCGAAAACCTCCTCACTCGAGGCCAGACCGTTATTCTCATTCACGTTGTCTTGAGGTCGTCCATGGCTGCAT TATGTGAAAATTATGCTGGTAATGGTGTTAGTGGAGATCCTTGTACAACCAAGCAAATACTTGAAAAGCATACCAAAGACTTGTTCCTCACCTTTCATTGCTTCTGCACTCGAAAAGAT ATACATTGCTTTGATGTGGTATTGGAGGACACGGATATTGCAAAAGCAATAACGGAGTACGTTGCCCATGCTGCAATTGAGAACTTGGTTCTAGGAGCTTCACGTCATGGCTTTATCAG AAGATTGAAGATGGTAGATGTTCCTAATAGTGTATCAAAGGGATCACCGGACTTCTGCACTGTTTACGTTATCTCAAAAACAAAGATCTCATCCGTGCGGAATGCTTCTCGTCTTGCACCATTCACTTCTCCTCTTCTGACTCAGATACAACAAATGCAAGAGCAAACCAACAACACTACTTCATCCCCTGATGCTCGGCCCAAGAACTTGCCAAGTATTAGAG CTACAGACAGGACTCCGCGCAAAGGTGTTGATGACTCTGATTCACTCAA GTCGCCATTTTCTCGGGCACAGAGGTTCCACGCAAACATGTTTGCAGATCTCTCAGAATCTGATAGTGATATATCATTCGTAAGCTCAGGGAGGCCAAGCGTAGATAGGGCAATCACAGATCCCATGTCCGGTATGCTCTATGATGGCATAGATCCAGGTCGAACATCGAGACTATCAACAAGCTCAGAAAGTAGTTTTGGATCGATGCGCTCAACGGCCAGATTCAGCGAATTGGGTTCTTACACTGATTTTTCATCGTCGTCGACTGAAAAC GATGATGTGGAAGCTGAAATGAGAAGGCTAAAGCTTGAGCTTCAGAAAACTATGGAAATGTATAGCACAGCCTGTAAGGAAGCTTTAACAGCAAAGCAAAAG GCTGTGGAGCTTCATCGATGGAGAGTGGATGAGGAGCAAAGACTAGAAGAGTGTCGACTGGCAGAGGAAGCAGCACGACGGACTgctgagaaagaaaaagctaAGTATAAAGCAGCCATGGAGAATGCTCAAGCAGCTCAGAGAGTTGCGGAACTGGAATCCAGAAAACGAGTTGATGCTGAAAAGAAAGCAATTCAGGAGGTAGATGATAAGGACGAGGCAGTGGGTGTAATGCCATTTAGATATAGACGATACACCATTGATGAAATTGAAGAGGCAACAGAGTTTTTTGCTGTGTCTCGCAAAATTGGAGAAGGTGGCTATGGCCCTGTCTTTAAGTGTTACCTTGATCATACACGCGTCGCGATCAAGGTCTTGCGTCCAGATGCTGCTCAAGGAAGAGCACAGTTTCAACAAGAA GTTGAAGTGTTGTGTTGCATGAGACACCCCAATATAGTGCTACTCCTTGGAGCATGTCCAGAATACGGTTGTCTAGTCTATGAGTACATGGCTAACGGTAGCTTGGAAGACCGTCTCGTCAGACAAGGAAACACACGGTCCCTCTCATGGCAACTCCGCTTCAGGATTGCTGCAGAGATTGCCACAGGGCTGCATTTTCTTCACCAGACGAAGCCAGAGCCATTGGTCCATCGTGACCTCAAACCAGGAAACATTCTGCTGGACCATAACTACGTCAGCAAAATCAGTGACGTCGGTTTGGCGAGGCTCGTCCCTCCTTCCCTAGCCGAAGACGTGACACAATACCGAATGACATCAACGGCGGGAACTTTCTGCTACATTGATCCTGAATACCAACAGTCGGGAATGTTAGGAGTGAAATCAGATGTTTATTCATTAGGGATCGTGCTTCTACAGATAATCACAGCTAAACCAGCAATGGGCTTGACTCACTACATTGAACAGGCAATTGAGGACGGGACGTTGGCGGAGATGTTGGATCCAACTGTCCCTGATTGGCCTCTAGACGAGGCCATGACCTTTGCAAAACTGGCACTCCAATGTGCAGAACTAAGACGAAGAGATAGGCCAGACCTTGGCAAGATCGTTGTGCCTGAGCTTAATAAATTGAGAGACTTTGGTGAAAATAACATGAATGGTTTTCTAGTTGGTGGTTATGCAGCTGCTTCCCCCAACcacaactttgtttccccACTAAAG GGAGCAAGGAGCGACCCTCATGTAGCATCTGTCTATAGCACACTAAACGGGTGCGGAAGTTCAGCATCACTGCCAGAAACGGTATCAG AAACTTGA
- the LOC105161119 gene encoding vacuolar protein sorting-associated protein 53 A (The sequence of the model RefSeq protein was modified relative to this genomic sequence to represent the inferred CDS: added 30 bases not found in genome assembly), translated as METIDKQSAVDFINQMFPTEASLSGVEPLMQKIHSEVRRVDAEILAAVRQQSNSGSKAREDLAAATRAVQELIYKMQEIKTKAEQSETMVQEICRDIKKLDFAKKHITTTITALHRLTMLVSAVEQLQVMASKRQYKEAAAQLEAVNQLCSHFEAYRDFPKITELREKFKSIKQILKSHVFSDFSSLGTGKESEETNLLQRLSDACLVVDALEPSVREELVKNFCSRELTSYHQIFEGAELAKLDKTERRYAWIKRRLRTNEEIWKIFPSSWHVPYLLCIQFCKLTRTQLVDILNNLKEKPDVGALLLALQRTLEFEEELAEKFGGGSRSKESGTDIGEDMVDNNNQTVSDIRKKYEKKLAANHGSENEEQDGHKDLSVPDAGFNFRGIISSCFEAYLTVYVELEEKTLMEHLEKLVQEETWEIEEGSQTNVLSSSMQVFLIIRRSLKRCSALTKNQTLFNLFKVFQRILKAYATKLFARLPKGGTGIVAAATGMDGQIKTSDKDERLICYIVNTAEYCHKTSGELAENVSKIVDPQFADRIDMSEVQDEFSAVITKALITLVHGIETKFDTEMAAMTRVPWGTLESVGDQSEYVNGINTILTASIPVLGRLLSPIYFQFFLDKLASSLGPRFYLNIFKCKQISETGAQQMLLDTQAVKTILLEIPSLAKQTSAAAAYSKFVSREMSKAEALLKVILSPVDSVADTYCALLPEGTPGEFQRILDLKGLKRTDQQSILDDYNKRGAGTYQPSMKPVVPAAPNTTAAPGTATQPTPAGIIPLKEELVARAAALGRGAATTGIRRILALTESTTKDRKDGPLRKLFIG; from the exons ATGGAGACAATTGACAAGCAGAGTGCTGTGGATTTCATCAACCAGATGTTCCCCACAG AGGCCTCTCTATCTGGTGTTGAGCCCCTTATGCAAAAAATACATAGTGAAGTTCGTAGAGTGGATGCTGAGATTTTGGCAGCAGTTCGTCAGCAG AGTAATTCAGGAAGCAAGGCCAGGGAGGATCTTGCTGCAGCTACCCGTGCTGTTCAG GAACTCATTTATAAAATGCAAGAAATAAAGACCAAAGCAGAGCAAAGTGAAACAATGGTTCAGGAAATTTGCCGTGACATCAAGAAACTGGATTTTGCTAAGAAGCACATAACTACTACGATTACTGCCCTTCATCGTCTTACCATGCTAG TGTCTGCTGTAGAACAACTCCAAGTTATGGCTTCTAAAAGACAATACAAGGAGGCAGCTGCACAGCTCGAG GCTGTCAACCAGTTATGCAGCCATTTTGAAGCTTATAGAGATTTTCCGAAGATCACAGAGCTTAGGGAGAAGTTTAAAAGTATCAAACAAATCCTGAAGTCACACGTGTTTTCGGATTTCTCTAG TAATTTACTGCAGCGGCTATCTGATGCATGTCTAGTTGTTGATGCTCTGGAGCCATCAGTCAGGGAAGAGTTGGTCAAGAACTTCTGCAGCAGGGAGCTTACTTcgtatcatcaaatttttgaGGGAGCGG AACTGGCGAAGCTGGATAAAACAGAAAGAAGATATGCTTGGATCAAACGTCGATTAAGGACCAATGAGgagatttggaaaattttccCGTCTTCATGGCATGTCCCCTATCTGCTCTGCATTCAGTTCTGCAAGTTGACGAG GACACAACTTGTAGACATCCTCAACAATCTTAAAGAAAAGCCAGATGTTGGAGCATTATTGCTG GCATTGCAACGGACTCTGGAGTTTGAGGAAGAATTAGCAGAGAAATTTGGTGGTGGAAGCCGTAGCAAAGAATCTGGAACTGACATTGGGGAAGATATGGTGGACAATAACAATCAGACAGTGTCAGACATTCGAAAGAAATATGAGAAAAAGCTTGCTGCAAATCACGGAAGTGAGAATGAG GAGCAAGATGGCCACAAAGATTTATCAGTGCCTGATGCTGGG TTCAATTTTCGAGGTATCATTTCGTCCTGCTTTGAAGCTTACTTGACAGTATACGTGGAGCTGGAAGAGAAGACCCTTATGGAACATCTGGAGAAGCTTGTCCAG GAAGAAACTTGGGAAATTGAAGAGGGGAGTCAAACTAATGTTTTATCTAGCAGTATGCAG GTCTTTTTGATTATTAGGAGGAGCTTAAAGAGATGCAGTGCCTTGACGAAGAATCAGACATTGTTTAATTTGTTCAAG GTATTCCAAAGAATTCTCAAAGCATATGCTACAAAACTTTTTGCAAGATTGCCAAAGGGAGGCACAGGAATTGTAGCAGCTGCTACAGGAATGGATGGTCAAATCAAG ACATCTGACAAGGACGAACGTCTGATCTGTTACATAGTTAACACTGCTGAATATTGCCATAAGACG TCAGGTGAATTGGCTGAAAATGTCTCCAAGATAGTTGATCCTCAATTTGCAGATCGGATAGATATGTCTGAAGTACAG GATGAGTTCTCAGCAGTTATAACAAAAGCATTGATAACTCTTGTGCATGGTATAGAAACTAAATTTGATACTGAAATGGCTGCAATGACACGTGTTCCTTGGGGCACACTTGAAAGTGTTGGTGACCAATCAGA GTATGTGAATGGCATAAACACGATTCTGACAGCTAGCATTCCTGTACTTGGAAGGCTTCTTTCTCCTATATATTTCCAGTTTTTTCTTGATAAG CTTGCATCATCTCTAGGGCCACGCTTCTATCTCAATATATTCAAATGCAAGCAAATATCGGAAACTGGAGCTCAGCAA ATGCTCTTGGACACGCAAGCCGTAAAAACCATCCTTCTGGAAATTCCTTCCCTTGCAAAACAG ACATCAGCTGCTGCAGCCTACTCAAAATTTGTAAGCCGTGAAATGAGCAAAGCTGAAGCACTGCTAAAg GTAATACTGTCCCCTGTTGACTCTGTAGCCGATACGTACTGTGCCCTGCTGCCTGAGGGTACACCTGGAGAGTTCCAGCGGATTCTGGACCTAAAG GGCCTCAAAAGGACCGACCAGCAAAGCATATTAGACGATTACAACAAACGTGGAGCGGGTACTTATCAGCCATCTATGAAGCCAGTCGTTCCGGCTGCACCTAACACGACAGCTGCACCTGGGACAGCTACTCAACCTACGCCTGCTGGAATCATTCCTCTGAAGGAAGAACTTGTGGCAAGAGCTGCCGCACTCGGGAGAGGTGCTGCCACAACTGGAATCCGGAGAATCCTGGCATTAACTGAATCAACAACCAAAGATCGTAAGGATGGACCTCTCAGAAAGCTTTTCATTGGATGA
- the LOC105161120 gene encoding probable aquaporin PIP2-5 produces MTKEVAEHGSYGAKDYHDPPPAPLIDAEELTKWSFYRALIAEFIATLLFLYITVLTVIGYKSQSAADACGGVGILGIAWAFGGMIFILVYCTAGISGGHINPAVTFGLFLARKVSLVRAVMYMVAQCLGAICGVGLVKAFQRSHYKRYGGGANGLSDGYSVGVGLAAEIIGTFVLVYTVFSATDPKRNARDSHVPVLAPLPIGFAVFMVHLATIPITGTGINPARSLGAAVILNDDEAWHDHWIFWVGPFIGAAIAAFYHQFILRAGAAKALGSFRSGSHV; encoded by the exons ATGACCAAGGAAGTGGCGGAGCACGGCTCTTACGGAGCGAAGGACTACCACGATCCGCCGCCGGCGCCGCTGATCGACGCGGAGGAGCTCACCAAATGGTCCTTCTACAGGGCTTTGATAGCTGAGTTCATAGCCACACTCCTGTTCCTCTACATCACTGTGTTGACGGTGATAGGGTACAAGAGCCAGTCGGCGGCCGACGCATGTGGTGGGGTGGGGATTCTCGGCATTGCATGGGCTTTCGGCGGCATGATTTTCATTCTCGTTTACTGCACCGCTGGAATTTCCG GGGGTCACATAAACCCGGCGGTGACCTTCGGGCTTTTTCTGGCCCGGAAAGTGTCGCTGGTGAGAGCAGTGATGTATATGGTGGCTCAGTGTTTGGGGGCCATCTGCGGAGTTGGGCTTGTCAAGGCCTTCCAGAGATCGCATTACAAGAGGTACGGCGGCGGCGCCAACGGGCTCTCCGACGGCTACAGCGTCGGAGTTGGGTTGGCCGCTGAGATCATCGGAACTTTCGTCCTTGTCTACACTGTCTTCTCCGCCACTGACCCCAAGAGGAACGCCAGAGACTCTCACGTCCCT GTGTTGGCACCTCTCCCAATTGGATTTGCAGTGTTCATGGTTCATTTGGCAACGATCCCCATAACCGGCACCGGCATTAACCCTGCAAGGAGTCTTGGAGCTGCAGTTATCCTCAACGACGACGAGGCTTGGCATGATCAT TGGATCTTCTGGGTAGGACCCTTTATTGGTGCAGCCATTGCGGCCTTCTACCACCAGTTTATTTTGAGGGCAGGAGCAGCTAAAGCCCTTGGATCATTCAGGAGTGGTTCCCATGTCTGA